TTCAGTTCTCGTccttattttttttaattctatTTGAAGTATGGGGTATTGATAACAGTGGACTGGTTGTTTTACTTGTTTAGATAAATAAACTATATAATTGATGTGCCTAATCTATACTTGGATGCGCATTGCTACAATGCtactaaaataatattaatttgcAATACCATCCTCCATCTAATAATTGGTTACTACCATTGTTTTTTATGCAAGTAGCTACTACCTATAATGATGTAAAATAATGTTCTCAACCTTAAGGGTTTTTTGTTATGTGAAAATATATTAATATGTTCTGTTGAGTTTTCTTCTTTTCTTATATTTCAGTGGTTTTCAAGTGTTTTAAGGTGTTATACAGTTATACTGGGGGATGTGGGGATGGGATATATTGATGACAACTACCTTTTTCCATTATTCTTCCACTCCCTTTTGTTATTATTTACTTATTATTCCCACTTTGAACAGTAATGCTTCAGTATGctaattaatataaaaattttgTTTCTCAGTCTCTACTTTGTGATCCAAACCCAAATTCCCCTGCAAATTCTGAAGCTGCTCGTATGTTCAGTGAAAATAAGCGGGAGTACAACCGAAGAGTTCGTGAGATAGTAGAACAGAGCTGGACAGCCGACTAAGTTGCATAATTGTACATTATGCATTCGTAGTTGCAGAAGGGGTGTGCTTTTATTGGACAAGAATTTGTGCTTTGTTATTACTGTTTGCCTTGCTTTTAAATGTTGCTTCCGGGGGAGCTGCAAACACTGTTGAACATCTTATACTTAGCTTTCTACGAGTCTTGTTCATGAATGCAAGTATGTGGATATAGGCAGTTAATAGGACCTATTGTTGTTTTTATGACTTGGATTATATCAGTAAATTGTACTGGATTTGGTGTTTTGCCTTTGCTCAGTATTTGAAACTAGATTTGCTTATTCAAGTCTTTATTTTTCCCCTAGGTATGTACGGTATGATGAATTCCAATGCCATTCTGCTCTAAGCATTGTAAAAGGAATTGTTGTTGAAACATGAAACAAACAACTTAAAATTGTTTAATACTAGAGAAATCAAATTTATGGAAAAACAGAACTAGCTTTTCTGCAGATCCATCAAAGAGACCTGGCCCTAGACTATGCATGACAATGGAAAAGCCTTTTGCTTGGCGCAAAAAACAGTAACAGTGAAAGTGTTACAAATTTGAGAATGGTTTCAAACAGATTATTCAAATACAACATTCGGCGCTTTGATCTTATGAATGCACATCCAAAGCAAAAAAAGATTGAAAATCTGTACATTGGCAGTTGAGGCTACTGGAACCTGAAAGTTCGGAAAATCATGACTATACAGATTTGACCATGTGCTAAATTAAGATTCAGAATCCGTGAAGATCAGAATTGATCACAATCTGATTTCCACAGCTCTCCCCACAGGCCACAACCCTCAGGTAACGCTGTTTGACAAAGCTCATGGGCTCCAGGGTGCATAATATGTATTAGTGTGGTTTCCAAAGCTGATGTAATCCACACTATCTACCAAAAGCTATGATACACTTCATATGAATATCACAGAGCTGTTTTTAAAATCTTCCTTTCCGATCAAAGAAAACTCCAGATAAGCGAGTAACTAGAGAATCTATTTAAACTAGAGACAGACTGAAACTTAATCACCGTGTCCACCTCCAGAAAGCAATTAGTATGATAATTGACAAGGCCATGCCTGCATATTTAATCCACTGGTCAACACGATTTCGCCTCTCTATAAGCCTTAAAACAGAATTTGATAGCCCCAGTGTGTTGAGAACATCCAATGCTTTCCGTTGAGCTTTCTGCATTCATATGAAGTTCTATTGAGTGCATTAAAGTATATCAGGTAGATGTGAAATTACTCAGTGGTAGTTAGAAGTTACTTATATAAACTTTTCTGCATGCATGTTAAGTTATTCAAtgtgttaaataaaataaatattgaTGTATAATGTGTTTATGTGAAATAATAGTTCCTTCACTGTAACAGCCATTTACTCTCTATACTGGTTAACAGTGGCGGATATGAGAAAAATCTCATACTGAAGTTTAGGACAGATTCTAATAGATTTTCTAAGATATAGCTATACATATATCAAAGAAATCACTTAAAACACATGCAGAAGCTAAATGTTTTACTATAGTACAAGTGAAGATCCGTCTGCCAGCCATCCAGTACTTTTTGCCTGAATAATTGCTTCCCATCTGTTTGCAAGTATGCATGTAATGTGTATGTGATATATTCTGATATAGACACATCATATGTGCGTGTTAAGGTAGTGCTTGTTAAATATTAGTCAAAAGTAAGGAGGCTTCAGCAACATGTGCAGCTGTCATCTGCATGCATTTTCATGGCTGCAAGTGAGAATCAAAATTGAGATGAGGCCAGGAGTGGCACAGGTCCAAGGTCTCATTATGGAGGATATAAACATTCGAATTTAACCGAACAGAGGGATGCTAGAAATATTAAATGTTAGATTTAAAAAATGACATTTTTGATGTTCTATTTATTAAGATGAAAAGTCGATCATGTTCAGATCTAATTCATAACATAATTGATAAAACCCTTCATAGACAGTCAATGGGGTATGAGGGTGTGTACCATCCACTAACCCAGGTGGGCATGATAATGTTACAACTCTCTTCTTCATTGTAGATAAAACTGCTAGCGACCAAGCATCTATACAGTacatatattaaaattaaatcgAGGGATCTTCAAGTGGCTATTAGTAGCCTTGGCAAATAACCTtgcaaaaataaataaattaagacGACTTGTGATTTTGCACTACATGCGGCAGGATGATTATTTCATAAATAGGATTTGCAAAGTAAAAGTCAATGTGCCTACCTTCAAACGATCTCTTTGTTCAGCATACTTGGATAGAATAGCTACTCCAGTTGCATTAGCTTCTTCCAGCATCCTTGAAGAATTACGAGCAGACTGCATTGCTTGTGCTTCCTCGTCAAAAATTCTCAAAACATGTGATGATTCCCCATTCTATAACAATACCGTTCAACTACATTAGAATCGAAAGACACGAGAAATATTCCACAACATAAATCTACAGAAAGAGAGAGAACTACATACAGCTCTTCCCAACAATGCTGCCCTGTCATGAGCTTCTTGCATCCGTCTTTGATGGCGTTGAAAGTATTTGTCCAGACTGTCTTTCAAGGAGTCAGCCTCTTCGGCCACTTGTTCCACTTTCCTACATAAGCAAACACATAACCCAATGAGTGAGTAAAAAACATTCCAATATGAACTCTAAAGCAACTCAGTAAAAAACAGCGATGAATCAACATATAGTGAATTCACATTATTGTTCCAATCAAAACTCTTCGACACGCTTCTCAAACACCAATATGTCAAAATATTCCTACACACAACAATCATGAGTGCCACACTTGTAATATAAATACTCCTATATAGCACAAGTAGCCAAATCAAGCTTCACAAGGTTAGCATCATTTCAAAACTAGAGGCATTTTTAGTAGCATACCATTTCCAACAGAACATCTAGGATGATCAATCGATCTCACAGAAACAGAAGAGAAAACATACAAGTACTCCCCTACTAATTTACGACATAAACACATTTACACAACAATCAATTCACAGACACACGCTCTTAACTCATAAACATAGATGATAGATCAAAACAGCTAATTACAAACTTCGGTGAGTGCAACAGTTAATGTAGACAATTCAAGCTTTACAAGATCGCAAAATTCACAATATCGATTACGCTAAGCACTTGAAGagctcacacacacacacaaacacaaacaAAACTAATAAATGAAAACTGAAAAAGTCGAATTTAAACCTAATTAACAACGTGTAGATGAAGATACGATGAGGATGGAATTGAATAGACCTTTTCCAGAGATCACGCTGAGGCTTATTAGCAACGGAGCGCCAAAGGAGATCCATATTGGCGCAAAGAGAGTGAATCTGAGAGACATCTCGCTCAACGGAATAAGAAAGCTCCGGCGAGTCGCCGGCGGAAGTGGAGGAATATTCGAGACGCTCGAGGCGTTCCAGGCCATCTCTGGATTTCAATAACAACTTTTTAGAGGATTGATATAGCTCTGACAGGGTTGTTCCTCCTCCCATGCTAGTTTGGTGCCTTCCACAATGAATCTACACAATTTTGTTTGTTTTCCGGAAATGTTAATTCCATTTTTTAATTTCCTTACGGGTGACGTCACGTGACAATATTAATTTATGTAAAACTAGCATAAtaacaatatatcagaatttagtgtataatttttttcaaatttcaatttttttatcattAATAAATGAAGTATAGTTCTTAATAATTTAGTTATAATGTATAAAAAATAGAACTGTAAATAATTTATGTTCAATAAATATCTAGACTCTATAATGATGATTTATTGTATTacaattcttcttcttcttttttcagGCTTGATGTTAGGAACTGTCTATGTCAGGAATCAGGAGTTATCAAGGCGTAAGGATCTGACAGAGGAATTGTTAGGATATTATCATCCGTTGATAATCTATtcagtcatccgttgatatctatgtatgaatatccgttgaaatTATAACATATATCCTTTGATCAGGTTATCCGTTGAGAATGATTTGGATGACAAGTCAgaactgcgagataaatcagaaggtgtTGATTAATAGGGTCGTaattgatttagatatgtataaaAAGTGGTAGAATTATACTGTAATATATCTTGTGATTGATACTGATTGATTATAgctgtgtggtatataaacacataataggtTAAAACTTTATGTGTGGTGCTTAACACGAGTATTTGCATAACCTAGAaactcttaagaatattgttcttgagagagttttgtaacagtttatcaaagatcaatataaactgttatatGATTCAtatgttcttactttactttcataatacaacgatttgtttagtaattttATCCAATCcctcttaaataattat
The sequence above is drawn from the Apium graveolens cultivar Ventura chromosome 2, ASM990537v1, whole genome shotgun sequence genome and encodes:
- the LOC141707869 gene encoding membrin-11-like; this encodes MGGGTTLSELYQSSKKLLLKSRDGLERLERLEYSSTSAGDSPELSYSVERDVSQIHSLCANMDLLWRSVANKPQRDLWKRKVEQVAEEADSLKDSLDKYFQRHQRRMQEAHDRAALLGRANGESSHVLRIFDEEAQAMQSARNSSRMLEEANATGVAILSKYAEQRDRLKKAQRKALDVLNTLGLSNSVLRLIERRNRVDQWIKYAGMALSIIILIAFWRWTR